A single Hippopotamus amphibius kiboko isolate mHipAmp2 chromosome 5, mHipAmp2.hap2, whole genome shotgun sequence DNA region contains:
- the BPNT2 gene encoding Golgi-resident adenosine 3',5'-bisphosphate 3'-phosphatase has translation MAPMGIRLSPLGVAVFCLLGLGVLYHLYSGFLAGRFSLFGLGGEPGGGAAGPAASADGGTVDLREMLAVSVLAAVRGGEEVRRVRESNALHEKSKGKTREGADDKMTSGDVLSNRKMFYLLKTAFPNVQINTEEHVDASDQEVILWDRKIPEDILREIATPQEVPAESVTVWIDPLDATQEYTEDLRKYVTTMVCVAVNGKPVLGVIHKPFSEYTAWAMVDGGSNVKARTSYNEKTPTIVVSRSHSGMVKQVAMQTFGNQTTIIPAGGAGYKVLALLDVPDKSQEKADLYIHVTYIKKWDICAGNAILKALGGHMTTLNGEEISYTGSDGIEGGLLASIRINHQALVRKLPDLEKPGHK, from the exons ATGGCCCCCATGGGCATCCGCCTGTCCCCGCTGGGGGTGGCCGTGTTCTGCCTGCTGGGGCTCGGCGTGCTCTACCACCTCTACTCGGGCTTCCTGGCCGGCCGCTTCAGCCTCTTCGGCCTGGGCGGCGAgccgggcggcggggcggcggggcccgcgGCCTCGGCCGACGGAGGCACGGTGGACCTGCGCGAGATGCTGGCCGTGTCGGTGCTGGCGGCCGTGCGCGGCGGCGAGGAGGTGCGGCGCGTCCGCGAGAGCAACGCCCTCCACGAGAAGTCCAAGGGGAAGACGCGCGAGGGGGCCGACGACAAGATGACCAGCGGGGATGTGCTGTCCAACCGCAAGATGTTCTACCTGCTCAAGACCGCCTTCCCCAACGTGCAG ATCAATACTGAGGAGCATGTGGATGCCAGTGATCAGGAGGTCATCTTATGGGATCGTAAGATTCCTGAGGACATCCTAAGGGAAATAGCCACTCCTCAGGAAGTACCAGCAGAGAGTGTTACTGTCTGGATTGACCCACTTGATGCTACACAGGAATATacag aggATCTTCGAAAGTATGTTACTACTATGGTGTGTGTGGCTGTAAATGGTAAACCTGTGCTAGGAGTGATACATAAGCCATTTTCTGAATATACAG CTTGGGCGATGGTAGACGGTGGGTCAAATGTGAAAGCCCGCACTTCCTACAATGAGAAGACCCCGACGATCGTTGTGTCTCGCTCGCATTCAGGAATGGTCAAGCAGGTTGCTATGCAGACTTTTGGAAACCAGACTACGATCATCCCGGCAGGTGGTGCTG GTTATAAAGTTTTAGCACTCTTGGATGTGCCTGATAAGAGTCAAGAGAAAGCTGATCTATATATCCATGTGACATATATCAAAAAGTGGGATATATGTGCTGGCAACGCCATCTTAAAAGCCCTCGGGGGGCACATGACTACCCTGAATGGTGAAGAAATCAGTTACACGGGTTCCGACGGCATTGAAGGAGGGCTCCTCGCCAGCATCAGAATAAACCACCAGGCTCTGGTCAGAAAACTCCCCGACCTAGAGAAGCCAGGACATAAATAA